The window ACCCGATGCGATGGACGATCGTGGCGTCGATCACCTCCCAGCGCTGTTTCGCTTCGTCAAGTATCGCGCTCAGCGCTTTCCCGGTCATTTCAGGATAGTGTTCAAGCGTCAGCTCGCGCACGGCATCACCTTCATTGACGTCGCGCACCAGACCGATGAATGCGGCGATCGCGCCGATTTTAGGATTGCCCGCGCGCAGCCTTGCGATCTCCTCACCGGTATCGAAATCTTCGGTTTGTACGCGCACCGGCAACTCAACCTCCGGTAACCGGCGGAAACAGCGCGACCTCATCTCCGTCCTTGACGCGTGTGTTCGCTTCGGCCATCTGCTGGTTGACGGCGATACGGAAATTCTTGCCCGGCGCGAATTCGCGCTGCCAGGTTTCGCCGCGTTGACGCAGCCACGCGACCAGTTGTTCCGCGCTGTCGACCGAGGCCGGCAGCGCGATATGCTCGGTCGCGATATCGAGCGCTTCACGCAGGCGCGCGAAATATCGCAGGGTTACCATGCTGTGCGCTGCGCTTCGACGGCGCGTCCGGAGAGTTCGAAATAGCGCATGATGAAATCCGCGATCGCGTCGGCGTCGTCGAGCTCGAATTGCGGCAATTCGGTTGCGAGCCGGATATCGCTCGCGACAGCGACAATATGCCGGTCCTCGGGAAACAGCAGCGGCCGCCGGTTGGCGTTGCGATGAATTTCGAGTTTCGGTATCGGCTGGTGCTTGAAACCTTCGATCAATACCAGATCGCATGGCGCAAGAAGCCCTAGTTGCTGATCGAGATCGGGTTCGCGCGCACCGCGGTGTTCATGCATCAGCACCCAGCGCTGGCTCGCCGTCAGCAATACTTCGTATGCCCCGGCTTCGCGGTGCCGGTACGAATCCTTGCCGGGGCGATCGATATCGAAATCGTGATGCGCGTGCTTGATCAGCGAAACCCTCAAGCCTTCGATAACGAGGCGCGGAATCAGCTTTTCGATCAGCGTCGTCTTGCCGCTGCCCGAGTAGCCGGCGAAACCGAAAACTTTCATGGGATTGTTTATAACGGGAGCGGTCGAGTCCGGCACGCGCCGCGATGCCGGCACATTTCGAGTGGGGTCGAGATCATTCTTGCTGTTGCGTATGCACTGCTTGCTGCGTATCTGCTGCGTCCGATGATACCGGCACGGCGATTTCATTGCCATCCTGCGCTGGTGTCGCCATCAGCCATACGGTAAATTCCGCACCGCCTGAGTTCCCGCTCGCCGCCGTGATAGTGCCGCCGTAGCGTTCGACCAGCGATCGGCTGATCGAAAGCCCGAGCCCGGTACCGTGCCTTTTCGTCGTGAAGAACGGCGTGAAAATGCGCGGCAAATCATCGGGCGCAATGCCGCGACCGGTGTCTTTGACGCTGATCGCGGCGCCCAGGTCCTGGTCGCGCGTTTCCAGGATCAATTTGCCGCCGCCGTCGCTGGGCATGGCGTGGATCGCATTGACGATCAGGTTGATCAAAACCTGCTGCAACTCGCTGCGATTGATTGCGATCTTGCGCGTCGCCTGATCTTTGCGGACGACTTCGATATCGCCTTTGCGCAGCAGATGGTGAACCAGCACCAGGCAATCGCTGATGACGCCGGCGATTTCGACCGGCTCGACGTACCCGGCGTAATCGACCGGCCGCGCGAACTGCAAGAGCTTGGTCACGATCAGGCGTATGCGATTGACCTGCTCGTCGATCAGCCGCATCTCGTTGCGCACCGGCGAAGCGGCCGCGCCGAGGACTTCGCGCGCAACGTCGAGGTTGCCCTGGATCACCGCGACCGGATTGTTGATTTCGTGCGCAACGCCCGCGGTCAACTGGCCGATGGCGGCGAGCTTTTCCGAGATAATCAGTTGCCCCTGGGCATCGCGCAGATTCTGGTTGGCGCGCCGCAGTTCCAGCGTGCGATCGGCGACCTTGCGGTCGAGCTCGTCGGCCCAGCGGCGCAATTCGGCGTTACGCTGCTGCAGGGTATCGAGCAGCACATCGAAATGCCTCGCCAGGCGGCCGATTTCATCGCGGCTCGTGACATCGCCGACGCGCGCTGCGGTATCGCCTTCGTGCACCGCGACGATGGTCTGGTTCATGCGTTCAAGCGGCTGAAAAATTGCTTTCGCCCACTTCATGGACAACACCGCGCCAATCACGCTGATCGCAATAAGCAGCAGGACAATCACCGCGAGCGCTATGGTTTTCGCGGCGCTGAACGGC is drawn from Burkholderiales bacterium and contains these coding sequences:
- the moaE gene encoding molybdopterin synthase catalytic subunit MoaE; the encoded protein is MPVRVQTEDFDTGEEIARLRAGNPKIGAIAAFIGLVRDVNEGDAVRELTLEHYPEMTGKALSAILDEAKQRWEVIDATIVHRIGSLKPTDQIVLVIVASSHRGDAFAACEFLMDFLKTHAPFWKKEQTGQGARWVEARESDDSAAMRWNKTPPA
- the moaD gene encoding molybdopterin converting factor subunit 1, whose product is MVTLRYFARLREALDIATEHIALPASVDSAEQLVAWLRQRGETWQREFAPGKNFRIAVNQQMAEANTRVKDGDEVALFPPVTGG
- the mobB gene encoding molybdopterin-guanine dinucleotide biosynthesis protein B gives rise to the protein MKVFGFAGYSGSGKTTLIEKLIPRLVIEGLRVSLIKHAHHDFDIDRPGKDSYRHREAGAYEVLLTASQRWVLMHEHRGAREPDLDQQLGLLAPCDLVLIEGFKHQPIPKLEIHRNANRRPLLFPEDRHIVAVASDIRLATELPQFELDDADAIADFIMRYFELSGRAVEAQRTAW
- a CDS encoding cache domain-containing protein: MRFLHRLTGYFRSSVRYKLLAMVLSPLLIVLPVLAALVLIWGNESYDRLVRYKISSDLIIAHEYFDRVVAGVGSNVENLAVSNRIATAMHAQKPEALRKFLIAAEDANKLDFLNILDAEGHLVATSNEQTRPAGYASWRIVQDAADGRHATAIDIFSPEQLAAINEQLRERAFTPILPTPNAAPSERKDESRGMVIHSAAPIFDQDQRLLGILHGGLMLNRNLEFVDKINGIVYREGSLPLGSKGTTTLFLGDVRVATNVRLFAGERALGTRVSQQVHDTVLGNGETWLNRAFVVNDWYVSGYEPIEDSTGQRVGMLYVGFLEAPFSAAKTIALAVIVLLLIAISVIGAVLSMKWAKAIFQPLERMNQTIVAVHEGDTAARVGDVTSRDEIGRLARHFDVLLDTLQQRNAELRRWADELDRKVADRTLELRRANQNLRDAQGQLIISEKLAAIGQLTAGVAHEINNPVAVIQGNLDVAREVLGAAASPVRNEMRLIDEQVNRIRLIVTKLLQFARPVDYAGYVEPVEIAGVISDCLVLVHHLLRKGDIEVVRKDQATRKIAINRSELQQVLINLIVNAIHAMPSDGGGKLILETRDQDLGAAISVKDTGRGIAPDDLPRIFTPFFTTKRHGTGLGLSISRSLVERYGGTITAASGNSGGAEFTVWLMATPAQDGNEIAVPVSSDAADTQQAVHTQQQE